The following is a genomic window from Dermatophilaceae bacterium Soc4.6.
TGACCCGTATGCACAACGGCACCGAGGACGAGATGGCGAAGGTCGTGGCCACCGTGGCCATCGCCTTCGTCGTCGCGGGCACCGGGGTCCTGCACTCGGTGCTCGACGCCCTGCTGCTCTTCGGCGCGATCCTCACCGGCGCCGGGCGGGTCACCTACGGCGACTGGCTGGGCTTCGAGTGGTGGGTCGCCCTCGCCAACATGGCGGGCGGCATCCTGCTCGTGACCGCCACCCGTCTGGTGCGCAGCCGCGACAAGATCGTGGAGAAGGCGCAGTCCGCCTCCCACCAGGACGACTAGGCGAGCGTGATCAGGTCGAGGTAGTCGGGGCCCCACAGGTCTTCGACCCCGTCCGGGAGCAGCAGGATCTTCTCCGGCTCGAGGGCGAGCACCGCCCCCTCGTCGTGGGTGACGAGCACGACGGCACCCTCGTAGGTCGACAGGGCCCCGAGGATCTCGGCGCGAGAGGCCGGGTCGAGGTTGTTGGTCGGCTCGTCGAGCAGGAGCACGTTGGCCGCCGAGACCACCAGCATGGCCAGTGAGAGACGCGTCTTCTCGCCGCCCGACAGCACCCGGGCCGGCTTGAGGACGTCGTCGCCCGAGAAGAGGAACGAGCCGAGGGTCTTGCGGACCTCGGTCTCGCCGAGCTCGGGGGCCGACGACTTCATGTTCTCGAGGACGGTGCGGTCGATGTCGAGGTTCTCGTGCTCCTGGGCGTAGTAGCCGAGCTTGAGACCGTGCCCGGCCTCGATCTCACCCGTGTCAGGAGCATCGACCCCGGCCAGCATCCGCAGCAGCGTGGTCTTCCCCGCGCCGTTGAGGCCGAGCACGACGACCCGTGAGCCACGGTCGATCGCCAGGTCGACGTCGGTGAAGATCTCGAGCGAGCCGTAGGAGCGCGACAGGCCCGACGCCCGCAGCGGCGTCTTGCCGCAGGCGGCGGGCTTCGGGAAGCGCAGCTTGGCCACCTTGTCCTGCACCCGCTCGCCCTCGATGCCCGCCAGCAGCTTCTCGGCCCGACGGGCCATGTTCTGCGCCGCCACCGCCTTGGTCGCCTTGGCCCGCATCTTGTCGGCCTGGGCCATCAGCACCCCGGCCTTCTTCTCGGCGTTCTGCCGCTCGCGCTTGCGGCGACGCTCGTCGGTCTCGCGCTGGTTGAGGTAGGTCTTCCAGCCGATGTTGTAGATGTCGACCTCGGCGCGGTTGGCGTCGAGGTGGAAGACCCGGTTGACGACCGAGTCGAGCATCTCGACGTCGTGGCTGATGATGACCAGCCCGCCCTTGTACGAGCGCAGGTAGTCACGCAGCCACAGGATCGAGTCGGCGTCGAGGTGGTTGGTCGGCTCGTCGAGCAGCAGCGTCTTGGCGCCGGAGAAGAGGATGCGCGAGAGCTCGACCCGCCGGCGCTGGCCACCGGAGAGGGTGTGCATGGGCTGGGAGAGGATCCGCTCCTCGAGGGCCAGCGCACTGGCGATGGTGGCCGCCTCGGACTCGGCGGCATACCCGCCCGCCGCAGTGAACTCGTCGTCGAGGCGTCCGTATCGGCGCATCGCCTTCTCGTGAACGGCCTCGTCCTCGGAGGCCATGGCCTTCTCGGTGTCGCGCAGGTTGCGGATGATCGTGTCGAGGCCGCGGGCGGCGAGGATGCGGTCACGGGCCAGCACGTCCATGTCGCCGGTGCGGGGGTCCTGAGGTAGGTAGCCCACCTCGCCGGACGAGGTGACCGTCCCGGCAGCGGGCTGCCCCTCGCCGGCGAGCACCTTGGTCAGCGTGGTCTTGCCGGCACCGTTGCGGCCGACGAGCCCGATGCGGTCGCCCTCGGCGATCCGGAAGGAGGCGTTGTCGAGCAGGAGTCGGGGGCCAGCACGCAGCTCGATCCCGGTGGCGGTGATCACGGCGGTCCTTCGATCTGCGGGGTGTCGCGGGCGCAGGATGCTCGCATCGGCGGGAGCCTGCCAATGCACGTCACGGCGTGGAGTCGGTCGAGCCCATTCTGCCAGCCTCGCGGGCAGGCGCCGAATCCGCGCCCGTCGCCCTCGTCGTGCAGGCCGGGATGCGGGCTCAGCCCTTGCGCAGGCGCAGCGCGTCGCGCAGGGACCGCACGGCGTCGTCGCTGGGCGAGGCGGCCTCCTGGTTGCTGCGCTCGAGCTCCTCGAGGAGCTCGGACCGGTGGACGGTGACCGACCGGGGCGCGGCGATGCCGATGCGGACCACGTCACCCCGCACCTCGAGCACGGTCACGACGACGTCGTCACCGATGGCGATGCTCTCACCGACGCGACGACTCAGAACCAGCATGATGCAGAAACTACACGTACGACCGGGACGAAGTGACCATCACGGGGTCACGAGCGGCGCGGTGACCGAGAGCCCCGGGTCCGCGAGGATCACCTGCTGGGCCCGCCGGGTGCGCAGGTTGACCAGCACGGGGGCGGCGAGGTTGGCTGTGCTGGTCTCGAGCGAGGGGCCAGCGGTCAGCACCACCAGGAGCAGGATGTCGTCGACCGAGTCGATCCCCAGCTGCTCGACCACGTCGTCACCGACCTCGGGGGCGTAGTCGGGGAAGAAGGGCATCGGTGGCGCCACGAGGAATCGCAGGTCGGGGTCGTCGAGGGAGCGCAGCGAGCACAGGAGCCCGTCCTCGTCGACCTGGACCAGCGCGAACCGGTGCCGGTCGGCGAAGCCGGGCATCGGCTGGACGAGCTCGATGACCGGGATCTCGGATGGCATCAGGCCCCTGCCCAGGTGGAGGTTGGTCGCGGTCGCCGGGAGCGACGCCGTCGCCATCATCGCAGAAAGTCCAGCAGGCTCGGCTGGATGACCTTGCTCGTCGCCCCCAGCGCCGCCTGGTAGGCCACGTTGGCCAGCTGGAGCTCGATCGTGGCCTTGGGCAGGTCGACGTTCTCCACGTCGGAGAGGGAGGCCGTGAGCCGCAGCTCGCTGTCGGCTGCCGAGCCGATCGCTGCCTCCACCCGGTTGTAGGCGCCACCGGCCTGGGCCCTGGCGCTCTGGATCCGGGTGAGGTCGGCCTGGAGGTCGGAGATGCTGGCGCTGAGACCGGCGCCGTCACCGGCACGCAGGGCGTTCGACAGCGTGCTGAGGTGGTCGAAGACCGAGCCCCCCGGTGGGCCGAAGGCCGACGGTCCGTCGACGTCGACCCGGATCTTGACCCCGTCGGCGACCGAGCGGTTGACCGCCCCGGCGACACCGACGAAGGCGCCCGCGGAGTCGTAGGCCTTGCCACCGGCGGTGACGCCGCCGAAGACCGGTCGGTCGAGGTAGGTCGTGTTGGCGTCGGAGACGAGGCCGGAGCGGATCTGGTCGATCTCGGTTGCGAGCGCCTCCCGGGCCGACGGGCTGGAGTTGACCGCGTTGGCCCCCTGGATCGCGAGGTCCTTCGCGCGGCCGAGCGATGTGGTGACCGACGCGAGCGCGCCGTCGATCTGGCCCAGCCAGCCCAGACCGTCCTGCCCGTTGCGCTGGTACTGCTTGACCGAGGACAGGGAGTCGCGCAGGCGCATGGCGGCGCTCGTGCCGGTCGGCGAGTCCGACGGGCGGTTGAGCACGCGACCGGTCGAGAGCTGCTCCTGCACCTGGGAGATCCGCGCGAGCCCTGCCTGCATCCCCCCCACCGACCGGTTGGTCATCATCCGCTGGGTGACCCGGGTGATGGTCATCAGACGAGCATCCGGTTGATGAGGGTGTCGAGCACCGAGTCGAGGGTGCTCAGCACCTTCGACGCGGCCTCGAAGGCCCGCTGGTTCTGCATCATGGTGACGGTCTCCTCGTCGAGGTTGACGCCGGCGAGCTGTTCGTGCGCGCCGTCGAACTGGTTGGTGAGCACCTGCTGGTTGCCGGCCGCCCGACGGGCGGCCTGGACCGTGGTGCCGAGGCCGTTGACGAGCTGCTGGTAGCTGCCTTCGACGCCAGAGGTGGCGCCCAGCAGGTCGGCGTTGCCACCGTCGAGCACCCCTCCCGAGATCGAGGACGCCGCCAGCAGCGCGGGGTCGCTGATCGCCACCGTGAGGCTGGAGGCGGGTGAGCCCGCTGTGTAGGCGAAGAGCGCCACGCCGGGGTTCCCGGCGGCGTCGAAGCCGCCCTGGTGCTGGGTGTTGACCGTGTCGGCGAGCTGCTGGGCCACCGCGTCCAGACCCACCTGGTAGGCGGGGAGCGTGACGTCGATCAGCTCGGCCAGGGCGCCGACCTCACCTCGGGGCGGCGTGGACAGGGTGGCCGCCGACCCGCCGGGCGCGGTGAGGCTGAAGGTGACCGGGTTGCCGTCTGCGCTGCCCGTCGCGGTGACCCCGGAGGCGACCCGGAAGACCGAGGCGTCCTTGCCGCTGACCAGCGACAGGCCGGCGACCGCGAAGTCGGACCCCCCGTCGCTGCGGATGGAGGCCGTGCCCCCGGTCAGCTCGGTGAGCCTCAGGGTCAGCTGGTCGCGCGTGTCGAGCAGGGTGCTCACGTCGGCGCCGGCCATCGTGCCGGAGGCGATGGCCCGGTTGGCGTCGGCCAGGCCCGTCGCCAGGGAGTTGACCTCACCGACGACCGAGCTCAGCTGCAGCCGCTGGTCACCCTGCGTGGCCGCGATCTGGCGGCTCTGGGCGGCGATACCCTCGGCGAGGGTGGTGGCCCTGCCCAGCACCTGGCTGCGGGCGGCGGCGTTACCGGGGTTGTTGACCAGGTCGTGCCACGACGCGCGGAAGTCGGCCAGGGCGGCGGAGACGCCGGTGGTGCCGGGCTCGCCGACACCCTGCTCGAGCCGGTCGAGGGCGGTCTGACGCACGTCGAGGTAGCTCTGGTTACCGTGCTCGGTGCGCATCCGGCTGTCGAGCAGCCCGTCGGTCAGCCGGGAGACGCCGGTGACGGTCACCCCGTCACCGTGCCCGTCGTAGCGGGACCACATGGCGGGCTGGGTGGGCCCACCCACCGAGGCCGCCTCGACCCGTCGGCGGGTGTAGCCGTCGGTGGAGACGTTGGCGATGTTGCTGCTGGCCACGTCCATGGCGACGCGGGTGTAGTTGAGCGCGCTGAGCGCGGTGGTGAACGAACCGAAGGTGCCGGTCATCTCACAAGCTCCTGTCCACGAGTCGGGGGGTGGGTCGTTCCAGCACGGCGGCGCCGTCGGGTCGGTAGCCCTGGACACCTTCCTCGCCGAGCCCCATGAGGGTCTCTCGGGCCGACCGCAGCCCGAAGGTCAGGAGCTCCCGGTTGGTCTCGGCCAGGGCCTGGATCTCTCGGCTCACCAGGAGGAAGGCGTCCCGGTGGTCGATCATGATCGACTTCCACGGCTCGTCGAGCGACTCGGCGAGCGAGCGCAGGCTCGAGCTGTGGCTCAGACCCAGCGCTCCGGCCGCCTCGTCCGCGACCACGGAGCGCAGGATCTCGGTCTCGCGCAGGCTCTGGAGCACCGCCTCGACGTCGTCGGCGGCGCGGGCCAGCCATCTCGTGCGGCCAGAGCTCAGCACCAGTCGTTCCACGTCGAGGTGGAACAACAGGGACTCGAG
Proteins encoded in this region:
- a CDS encoding ABC-F family ATP-binding cassette domain-containing protein, coding for MITATGIELRAGPRLLLDNASFRIAEGDRIGLVGRNGAGKTTLTKVLAGEGQPAAGTVTSSGEVGYLPQDPRTGDMDVLARDRILAARGLDTIIRNLRDTEKAMASEDEAVHEKAMRRYGRLDDEFTAAGGYAAESEAATIASALALEERILSQPMHTLSGGQRRRVELSRILFSGAKTLLLDEPTNHLDADSILWLRDYLRSYKGGLVIISHDVEMLDSVVNRVFHLDANRAEVDIYNIGWKTYLNQRETDERRRKRERQNAEKKAGVLMAQADKMRAKATKAVAAQNMARRAEKLLAGIEGERVQDKVAKLRFPKPAACGKTPLRASGLSRSYGSLEIFTDVDLAIDRGSRVVVLGLNGAGKTTLLRMLAGVDAPDTGEIEAGHGLKLGYYAQEHENLDIDRTVLENMKSSAPELGETEVRKTLGSFLFSGDDVLKPARVLSGGEKTRLSLAMLVVSAANVLLLDEPTNNLDPASRAEILGALSTYEGAVVLVTHDEGAVLALEPEKILLLPDGVEDLWGPDYLDLITLA
- the csrA gene encoding carbon storage regulator CsrA produces the protein MLVLSRRVGESIAIGDDVVVTVLEVRGDVVRIGIAAPRSVTVHRSELLEELERSNQEAASPSDDAVRSLRDALRLRKG
- a CDS encoding flagellar assembly protein FliW; protein product: MMATASLPATATNLHLGRGLMPSEIPVIELVQPMPGFADRHRFALVQVDEDGLLCSLRSLDDPDLRFLVAPPMPFFPDYAPEVGDDVVEQLGIDSVDDILLLVVLTAGPSLETSTANLAAPVLVNLRTRRAQQVILADPGLSVTAPLVTP
- the flgL gene encoding flagellar hook-associated protein FlgL codes for the protein MTITRVTQRMMTNRSVGGMQAGLARISQVQEQLSTGRVLNRPSDSPTGTSAAMRLRDSLSSVKQYQRNGQDGLGWLGQIDGALASVTTSLGRAKDLAIQGANAVNSSPSAREALATEIDQIRSGLVSDANTTYLDRPVFGGVTAGGKAYDSAGAFVGVAGAVNRSVADGVKIRVDVDGPSAFGPPGGSVFDHLSTLSNALRAGDGAGLSASISDLQADLTRIQSARAQAGGAYNRVEAAIGSAADSELRLTASLSDVENVDLPKATIELQLANVAYQAALGATSKVIQPSLLDFLR
- the flgK gene encoding flagellar hook-associated protein FlgK yields the protein MTGTFGSFTTALSALNYTRVAMDVASSNIANVSTDGYTRRRVEAASVGGPTQPAMWSRYDGHGDGVTVTGVSRLTDGLLDSRMRTEHGNQSYLDVRQTALDRLEQGVGEPGTTGVSAALADFRASWHDLVNNPGNAAARSQVLGRATTLAEGIAAQSRQIAATQGDQRLQLSSVVGEVNSLATGLADANRAIASGTMAGADVSTLLDTRDQLTLRLTELTGGTASIRSDGGSDFAVAGLSLVSGKDASVFRVASGVTATGSADGNPVTFSLTAPGGSAATLSTPPRGEVGALAELIDVTLPAYQVGLDAVAQQLADTVNTQHQGGFDAAGNPGVALFAYTAGSPASSLTVAISDPALLAASSISGGVLDGGNADLLGATSGVEGSYQQLVNGLGTTVQAARRAAGNQQVLTNQFDGAHEQLAGVNLDEETVTMMQNQRAFEAASKVLSTLDSVLDTLINRMLV
- the flgN gene encoding flagellar export chaperone FlgN, which encodes MEKLSQILWRERELLESLLFHLDVERLVLSSGRTRWLARAADDVEAVLQSLRETEILRSVVADEAAGALGLSHSSSLRSLAESLDEPWKSIMIDHRDAFLLVSREIQALAETNRELLTFGLRSARETLMGLGEEGVQGYRPDGAAVLERPTPRLVDRSL